CCGCACCCCGCTTCCTTCCATGGAGCAGGACGATTACGTCGCCGCGTCCAATGTGCAGCGCCGCACCCTGCGCAGCGTCGCTGCCGAGTTCGGCAGCATCCGCGCCGCCACGCTGTCGCTGTTCCAGAGCGTGGAGGGAGACATGTGGCTGCGCCGCGGCACGGCGAGTGACTGCGAATTCACCGTGCGCACCCTGCCCTACATCATCGCCGGGCACGAGCTGCATCATATGAAGGTGGTGCGGGAGCGCTACCTCTAGCGACGTCATGTGGCCTTGTGCTCAGGGTTGCCGTGAGGCACCGATCTTACTGACCTTGCTGTTCATCAGCCCTCCCGCGGGCGCCACCGAAACGCCCGCCGCGGGCCCCTGGGGCGACGTCCGCTTGGTGGAGGACCTGCGGATCGGAAGTTACGATGGGCCCGAGGAGACGATCTTCGGTCGCATCTCGTATCTGACCGTTGGCCCCGCGGGCTCGATCTACGTGGCCGACGACCAGCTCGAAACCCTCCGCGCCTATGACGCCGACGGGCGCTTCGTGCGCACGATCGGCCGCAAGGGCGAGGCGCCTGGAGAGTACCTTCTCATCCTCGGCATGACGGTCCTGCCCAA
This Candidatus Krumholzibacteriia bacterium DNA region includes the following protein-coding sequences:
- a CDS encoding DinB family protein: MLARPEATEYAPYYGKYIGALPEGDILEILASQNRQTLQLLEQLGEEKGNFSYAPGKWSIKQVIGHLCDTERVFSYRALAFARNDRTPLPSMEQDDYVAASNVQRRTLRSVAAEFGSIRAATLSLFQSVEGDMWLRRGTASDCEFTVRTLPYIIAGHELHHMKVVRERYL
- a CDS encoding 6-bladed beta-propeller encodes the protein MEDLRIGSYDGPEETIFGRISYLTVGPAGSIYVADDQLETLRAYDADGRFVRTIGRKGEAPGEYLLILGMTVLP